A region of Streptomyces sp. NBC_01750 DNA encodes the following proteins:
- a CDS encoding DeoR family transcriptional regulator produces the protein MRALYPHRAAYDNLASPLRSPRLRLPANEARERIGVSPMTVHRDLDEFEHQYIAGEFSGGVTTQPPGAFEPDHPRPSCC, from the coding sequence TTGCGCGCCCTCTATCCACACCGCGCGGCATATGACAATCTCGCCTCCCCGCTCCGCTCGCCGCGCCTCCGCCTCCCCGCGAACGAGGCGCGCGAGCGGATCGGCGTCAGCCCGATGACCGTCCACCGCGACCTGGACGAGTTCGAACACCAGTACATCGCCGGAGAGTTCAGCGGCGGGGTCACGACACAGCCGCCGGGCGCCTTCGAGCCTGATCACCCCCGACCCTCCTGCTGCTAG
- a CDS encoding amino acid permease — translation MSRTSAPAPVDQQADASLSHGLKQRHLSMIALGGVIGAGLFVGSGAGIAAAGPSIVIAYAISGLLVMLVMRMLGEMSAANPASGSFSVHAERAIGPWAGFTAGWAFWFLLCVAVGLEGIGAAKIMTGWLPGTPEWAWVALFMLVFCGTNLAAVKNFGEFEFWFAALKVGAIALFLVIGVLAILGILPGTDAPGTTNLTGDGGFMPNGSEGLVVGLLASVFAYGGLETVTIAAAESEHPVQGVAKAVRTAMWRIAVFYIGSMAVIVTLVPWGDPKVVEKGPYVATLDHLGIPGAGQIMNVVVLVALLSAMNANVYGASRMACSLVARGQGPTALGKVFNGVPRIAVLVSSVVGFACVLLSYWRPNDVFMWLLNMIGAIILVVWTFIAVSQLLLRRRIEREAPEKLVVRMWLYPTLTWVALAGMATVFVLMAREADTRTQLYYTGGLTLALAVVGYVRQVTARRGGSTREE, via the coding sequence ATGTCTCGGACCTCCGCGCCCGCGCCCGTCGACCAGCAGGCCGACGCTTCGCTCTCGCACGGACTCAAGCAACGCCATCTGTCGATGATCGCCCTTGGCGGTGTGATCGGCGCCGGACTCTTCGTCGGCTCCGGCGCGGGCATCGCCGCGGCCGGCCCGTCCATCGTCATCGCCTATGCGATCTCCGGCCTGCTCGTCATGCTCGTGATGCGCATGCTCGGCGAGATGTCGGCGGCGAACCCGGCCTCCGGCTCCTTCTCCGTGCACGCCGAGCGGGCGATCGGGCCCTGGGCGGGCTTCACCGCGGGCTGGGCGTTCTGGTTCCTGCTCTGTGTGGCCGTCGGCCTCGAGGGCATCGGCGCCGCGAAGATCATGACCGGCTGGCTGCCGGGCACGCCGGAGTGGGCCTGGGTCGCCCTCTTCATGCTGGTGTTCTGCGGTACGAACCTGGCGGCCGTGAAGAACTTCGGCGAGTTCGAGTTCTGGTTCGCGGCACTCAAGGTCGGCGCGATCGCACTCTTCCTCGTCATCGGTGTGCTGGCGATCCTCGGCATCCTGCCGGGCACCGACGCGCCGGGCACCACCAACCTCACGGGCGACGGCGGCTTCATGCCGAACGGCTCCGAGGGTCTCGTCGTGGGTCTGCTCGCCTCGGTCTTCGCGTACGGCGGCCTGGAGACGGTCACGATCGCCGCGGCCGAGTCCGAGCACCCGGTCCAGGGCGTCGCCAAGGCTGTGCGTACGGCGATGTGGCGCATCGCGGTCTTCTACATCGGCTCGATGGCGGTCATCGTCACGCTGGTCCCCTGGGGCGACCCGAAGGTCGTCGAGAAGGGCCCGTACGTCGCGACCCTCGACCACCTGGGCATCCCTGGTGCCGGCCAGATCATGAACGTGGTCGTGCTGGTCGCGCTGCTCTCGGCGATGAACGCCAATGTCTACGGCGCCTCCCGCATGGCCTGCTCGCTGGTGGCCCGCGGTCAGGGTCCGACGGCACTCGGCAAGGTCTTCAACGGCGTGCCGCGCATCGCCGTACTGGTCTCCTCCGTCGTCGGCTTCGCGTGTGTGCTGCTCAGCTACTGGCGGCCCAACGATGTCTTCATGTGGCTGCTCAACATGATCGGCGCGATCATCCTGGTCGTGTGGACCTTCATCGCCGTCTCCCAACTGCTGCTCCGTCGCCGGATCGAGCGCGAGGCGCCGGAGAAGCTGGTGGTGCGGATGTGGCTGTACCCGACGCTGACGTGGGTCGCGCTGGCGGGTATGGCGACGGTCTTCGTCCTGATGGCACGCGAGGCGGACACGCGTACGCAGCTGTACTACACGGGCGGGCTGACGCTGGCGCTGGCTGTTGTGGGGTACGTGCGCCAGGTGACGGCGCGGCGGGGCGGGTCGACGCGCGAGGAGTGA
- the pepN gene encoding aminopeptidase N, with protein sequence MPGENLSRDEARQRAALLSVDGYEVALDLRSAVGEAAEGSGPRTFRSVTTIRFRSAQPGAPTFADLLAPAVTAVTLNGEKLDPAAVFDGSRIALDGLAAENVLIVDAQCAYSRTGEGLHRFVDPEDGEVYLYTQYEPADARRVFATFEQPDLKAPFRLEVTAPDGWTVWSNGSGALDGDGVWRFAETKPISTYITAVVAGPYHYETDLYTRTFDDNTTLEIPLGAMCRKGLARHFDADDIFLVTKQGLDFFHDHFDYPYPFGKYDQAFVPEYNIGAMENPGCVTFREEFVFRGKVTQASYERRANVILHEMAHMWFGDLVTMQWWDDLWLKESFADFMGSFSLVEATRFSNGWVTFANNRKSWAYRADQLPSTHPVTADIHDLEAAKLNFDGITYAKGASVLKQLVAYVGRDAFLEGARRYFKRHAYGNTRLGDLLSVLEETSGRDMTSWSRSWLETAGVNSLTPMATYDTGDRITQLAVLQDGDELRPHRVAVGLYRNEVGALVRYARAEVDVTGVRTVVDGLAGAERPDLILVNDEDLTYCKIRFDEGSLATLRAHLGDVTDPLARALCWSALWNLTRDALMPARDFIDLVLRFAGRESDIGVLQMLHAWARSALQHYAAPEWREQGGRLLAEGAVRELRLAEPGSQHQLTWARFFATTATSAADLQLLQGLLEGTAKIDGLEVDQELRWAFLEPLASHGVADESAIADELARDDTASGKRHQMRCLAARPSAAVKDQAWAQVVESDALSNALVEATISGFVQAGQRELLAPYASKYFEAIERVWADRSIQIGMDVVKGLFPSLQDDEGTLAATDAWLDGHAGAPPALRRLVLEARDDLARALRGQACDGGAGAGA encoded by the coding sequence GTGCCCGGTGAGAATCTGTCCCGCGACGAGGCCCGTCAGCGGGCCGCGCTGCTGTCCGTCGACGGGTACGAGGTCGCGCTCGACCTGCGTTCGGCGGTCGGGGAGGCCGCGGAGGGCTCCGGGCCCCGCACCTTCCGGTCGGTGACGACGATCCGCTTCCGTAGCGCACAGCCGGGCGCCCCGACCTTCGCCGATCTGCTGGCGCCCGCCGTGACGGCCGTGACGCTGAACGGCGAGAAGCTGGACCCGGCCGCCGTCTTCGACGGCTCGCGGATCGCACTGGACGGCCTCGCCGCGGAGAACGTGCTGATCGTGGACGCGCAGTGTGCCTACAGCCGTACGGGCGAGGGGCTGCACCGCTTCGTCGACCCGGAGGACGGCGAGGTCTACCTCTACACCCAGTACGAGCCGGCCGACGCGCGCCGTGTCTTCGCCACATTCGAACAGCCCGACCTGAAGGCGCCGTTCCGCCTGGAGGTGACCGCGCCCGACGGCTGGACGGTCTGGAGCAACGGCTCGGGCGCGCTCGACGGGGACGGAGTGTGGCGGTTCGCGGAGACGAAGCCCATCTCGACGTACATCACGGCGGTCGTCGCCGGTCCGTACCACTACGAGACCGACCTCTACACCCGGACATTCGACGACAACACGACGCTGGAGATCCCGCTCGGCGCGATGTGCCGCAAGGGGCTCGCCCGGCACTTCGACGCGGACGACATCTTCCTGGTGACGAAGCAGGGCCTGGACTTCTTCCACGACCACTTCGACTACCCGTACCCCTTCGGGAAGTACGACCAGGCGTTCGTGCCCGAGTACAACATCGGCGCGATGGAGAACCCCGGGTGTGTCACCTTCCGCGAGGAGTTCGTCTTCCGCGGGAAGGTGACACAGGCGTCGTACGAGCGCCGGGCCAACGTCATCCTGCACGAGATGGCGCACATGTGGTTCGGCGATCTGGTCACCATGCAGTGGTGGGACGACCTGTGGCTGAAGGAGTCGTTCGCGGACTTCATGGGCTCGTTCTCGCTGGTGGAGGCGACCCGGTTCAGCAACGGCTGGGTGACCTTCGCCAACAACCGCAAGTCGTGGGCGTACCGGGCCGACCAACTGCCGTCCACGCATCCGGTCACGGCCGACATCCATGACCTGGAGGCCGCGAAGCTCAACTTCGACGGGATCACGTACGCGAAGGGCGCGTCCGTACTGAAGCAGCTGGTCGCCTACGTGGGGCGCGATGCCTTCCTGGAGGGCGCCAGGCGCTACTTCAAGCGGCATGCGTACGGCAACACACGCCTGGGTGATCTGCTGTCCGTTCTGGAGGAGACGTCCGGGCGGGACATGACGTCCTGGTCCCGGTCCTGGCTGGAGACGGCAGGCGTCAACTCTCTGACACCCATGGCCACTTACGACACCGGCGACCGGATCACCCAACTCGCCGTGCTCCAGGACGGCGACGAACTGCGGCCGCACCGGGTGGCGGTCGGTCTGTACCGCAACGAGGTGGGCGCGCTGGTGCGATACGCCCGCGCCGAGGTGGACGTCACCGGTGTGCGGACGGTCGTGGACGGCCTGGCGGGCGCCGAACGGCCCGATCTGATCCTGGTCAACGACGAGGACCTGACGTACTGCAAGATCCGCTTCGACGAGGGCTCGCTGGCGACACTGCGGGCACATCTGGGCGATGTCACGGACCCGCTGGCGCGGGCGCTGTGCTGGTCGGCGCTGTGGAATCTGACCCGGGACGCCCTGATGCCGGCGCGGGACTTCATCGATCTGGTGCTGCGGTTCGCCGGCCGCGAGTCGGACATCGGTGTACTGCAGATGCTGCACGCGTGGGCGCGCTCGGCGCTCCAGCACTACGCCGCGCCCGAATGGCGCGAGCAAGGTGGGCGGCTGCTGGCGGAAGGGGCGGTGCGCGAGCTGCGGCTGGCCGAGCCGGGCAGCCAGCACCAGCTGACATGGGCGCGGTTCTTCGCGACGACGGCGACATCGGCGGCCGATCTGCAGCTGCTGCAGGGCCTGTTGGAAGGTACGGCGAAGATCGACGGCCTGGAGGTGGACCAGGAGCTGCGCTGGGCGTTCCTGGAGCCGCTGGCCTCGCACGGGGTGGCGGACGAGTCGGCCATCGCGGACGAACTGGCCCGCGACGACACGGCCTCGGGCAAGCGCCACCAGATGCGGTGCCTGGCGGCACGCCCGTCGGCGGCGGTGAAGGACCAGGCGTGGGCGCAGGTCGTCGAGTCCGACGCGCTCTCCAACGCGCTGGTGGAGGCGACGATTTCGGGCTTTGTGCAGGCGGGGCAGCGGGAGCTGCTGGCTCCGTACGCGTCGAAGTACTTCGAGGCGATCGAGCGGGTGTGGGCGGACCGGTCCATCCAGATCGGCATGGACGTGGTGAAGGGTCTGTTCCCGAGCCTGCAGGACGACGAGGGCACGCTGGCGGCGACCGACGCGTGGCTGGACGGCCACGCGGGTGCGCCGCCGGCGCTGCGGCGTCTGGTGCTGGAGGCACGGGACGACCTGGCGAGGGCGCTGCGGGGGCAGGCATGCGACGGGGGCGCGGGGGCGGGCGCCTGA
- a CDS encoding protein kinase domain-containing protein, translated as MGRVWRAADEMLDRPVAVKEMRMDDTDAEDSRIRRERTLREARATARIDHPNVVRVYDVVEESDRLWIVMELVDSRSLEQLLVQNGPLPPEEAARIGMGLVAALREVHARGVLHRDIKPGNVLIGAGGRVVLTDFGIAAIQDAAQLTVAGMLVGSPDYMAPERVGGRPQGPPSDLWSLGATLCAAVAGRSPFARPTTLATLHAVLYEEPELPAEAGPLSPLLSSLLLKDPDGRPTLDELYAGLERVASPPQDRVGTVPRDEPPAPVPYVPTLPASVTPPKPQPEPSRAAKPEPEAVEPEPEPESQPEPQPEAIEPEPEPVAASPPPPRPEPPAPVPYVPTLPTPIGCPSPQPGPAAEPAELRPVAVPRPQHTYAAVEPTRPAATTAAGVSRESGVLPPVTPKRPRTRVLIAAAPLAALAIGTAIVLVLITQHPDDTASGASNSNVPTVAGTSHPRPSSAPPTPAPSTPAPGTLSETGFAWAPPSGWTRSAKSPSNVHYHSPDGQQEIAASYALARGGDLLTQWQQFERESGDAPGYGKLRLERTTFRGRPAIIWEYVFTQAGAPWRARQVGFTAGGKSYQLNVWYAAASQRAALTVYDRVTASFTPL; from the coding sequence ATGGGGCGGGTGTGGCGGGCGGCGGACGAAATGCTCGACCGTCCCGTCGCGGTCAAAGAGATGCGGATGGACGACACGGACGCGGAGGACAGCCGCATCCGCCGTGAACGCACTCTGCGCGAGGCGCGCGCGACCGCGCGGATCGACCACCCCAATGTGGTGCGGGTCTATGACGTGGTCGAGGAGAGCGACCGGCTGTGGATCGTGATGGAGCTGGTCGACTCCCGCTCCCTGGAACAACTCCTCGTACAGAACGGGCCCTTGCCGCCGGAGGAAGCGGCGCGGATCGGGATGGGCCTGGTCGCCGCGCTGCGTGAGGTCCACGCCAGGGGAGTCCTCCACCGTGACATCAAACCGGGCAATGTGCTGATCGGGGCGGGCGGGAGGGTCGTCCTGACGGACTTCGGCATCGCGGCGATCCAGGACGCGGCGCAGCTGACGGTGGCCGGGATGCTGGTCGGCTCGCCCGACTACATGGCGCCCGAGCGCGTCGGCGGGCGTCCTCAGGGCCCGCCGTCCGATCTGTGGTCGCTCGGCGCGACGTTGTGCGCCGCGGTCGCGGGCCGGTCTCCGTTCGCCCGCCCGACAACTCTGGCTACCCTGCACGCGGTGCTCTACGAAGAGCCCGAACTTCCGGCGGAGGCGGGCCCGTTGTCCCCGCTCCTGTCGTCCCTTCTCCTCAAGGACCCGGACGGGCGCCCGACGCTGGACGAGCTGTATGCGGGTTTGGAACGGGTGGCGTCCCCGCCTCAGGACCGAGTGGGTACGGTGCCGAGGGACGAGCCCCCGGCACCCGTGCCGTACGTTCCGACGCTCCCGGCCTCGGTCACGCCCCCGAAACCGCAGCCGGAGCCGAGCCGCGCGGCGAAGCCCGAGCCGGAGGCCGTCGAGCCCGAGCCCGAGCCCGAGTCCCAGCCGGAGCCCCAGCCGGAGGCCATCGAGCCCGAGCCGGAACCCGTCGCTGCGAGTCCGCCCCCGCCGCGGCCCGAGCCCCCCGCACCGGTGCCGTACGTCCCGACGCTCCCGACCCCGATCGGCTGCCCGAGTCCGCAGCCCGGCCCCGCGGCCGAGCCCGCCGAGCTCCGGCCGGTCGCCGTCCCGCGCCCGCAGCACACCTACGCGGCCGTCGAGCCGACACGGCCCGCGGCCACCACCGCGGCAGGCGTGAGCCGGGAGTCCGGGGTCCTGCCCCCGGTGACGCCGAAGCGCCCCCGCACCCGCGTTCTCATCGCCGCCGCACCCCTCGCGGCCCTCGCCATCGGCACCGCGATCGTCCTTGTCCTCATCACCCAGCACCCGGACGACACCGCATCCGGCGCCTCGAACAGCAATGTCCCCACCGTCGCGGGCACCTCCCACCCGCGACCGTCGAGCGCACCGCCCACCCCGGCTCCCAGCACCCCGGCTCCCGGCACCCTCAGCGAGACCGGATTCGCCTGGGCGCCGCCCAGCGGCTGGACCCGCAGCGCCAAGAGCCCGTCCAACGTGCATTACCACTCGCCCGACGGACAGCAAGAGATCGCCGCCTCGTACGCACTCGCACGAGGCGGCGATCTCCTTACCCAATGGCAGCAGTTCGAACGCGAGAGCGGAGACGCTCCCGGCTACGGCAAGCTCCGCCTGGAGCGCACCACTTTCCGCGGCCGCCCGGCGATCATCTGGGAGTACGTCTTCACCCAGGCGGGCGCCCCATGGCGCGCCCGCCAGGTCGGCTTCACTGCGGGCGGCAAGTCGTACCAGCTCAACGTCTGGTACGCCGCCGCCTCACAGCGTGCCGCGCTGACCGTTTACGACCGGGTGACCGCGTCCTTCACACCACTCTGA
- a CDS encoding superoxide dismutase, whose product MAMYTLPELPYDYAALEPVINPQIIELHHDKHHAAYVKGANDTLDQLAEARDKEAWGAINGLEKNLAFHLSGHILHSIYWHNMTGDGGGEPLEKDGVGELADAIAESFGSFAGFKSQLTKASATTQGSGWGVLAYEPVSGRLIVEQIYDHQGNVGQGSVPILVFDAWEHAFYLQYKNQKVDFVEAMWKVVNWQDVAKRYASAKQRAYNLLLAP is encoded by the coding sequence ATGGCCATGTACACGCTTCCTGAACTTCCTTATGACTACGCGGCGCTCGAACCGGTCATCAACCCGCAGATCATCGAGCTCCACCACGACAAGCACCACGCTGCCTACGTCAAAGGTGCCAACGACACGCTCGACCAGCTCGCCGAGGCGCGTGACAAGGAGGCCTGGGGCGCGATCAACGGCCTGGAGAAGAACCTCGCGTTCCATCTCTCCGGCCACATCCTGCACTCGATCTACTGGCACAACATGACCGGCGACGGCGGCGGTGAGCCGCTGGAGAAGGACGGCGTCGGCGAGCTCGCCGACGCGATCGCCGAGTCCTTCGGCTCCTTCGCCGGCTTCAAGTCACAGCTGACCAAGGCCTCCGCGACCACACAGGGCTCGGGCTGGGGCGTCCTCGCGTACGAGCCGGTCAGCGGCCGTCTGATCGTCGAGCAGATCTATGACCACCAGGGCAATGTCGGCCAGGGCTCGGTCCCGATCCTGGTCTTCGACGCCTGGGAGCACGCCTTCTACCTTCAGTACAAGAACCAGAAGGTGGACTTCGTCGAGGCGATGTGGAAGGTCGTCAACTGGCAGGACGTGGCCAAGCGTTACGCCTCCGCCAAGCAGCGCGCGTACAACCTCCTGCTCGCTCCGTAG
- a CDS encoding DsbA family oxidoreductase: protein MSENGKPGKITADFWFDPLCPWAWMTSRWMLEVEKVRDVEVRWHVMSLAVLNEPKLDELPEKYREGMKQAWGPVRVVIAAQQKYGDEVLGKLYTALGTRFHNRGEGATREAIVAALEEAGLPAELIEYADSDTYDTELRASHKEGIDKVGQEVGTPVIAVPGTDGEQIAFFGPVVTPAPKGEEAAKLWDGTLMVASIPGFYEIKRTRTQGPVFD from the coding sequence ATGTCAGAGAACGGCAAGCCCGGCAAGATCACGGCCGACTTCTGGTTCGACCCCCTGTGCCCCTGGGCCTGGATGACGTCCCGCTGGATGCTCGAGGTGGAGAAGGTCCGCGATGTCGAGGTCCGCTGGCATGTGATGAGTCTTGCCGTCCTCAACGAACCCAAGCTCGACGAGCTCCCGGAGAAGTACCGCGAGGGCATGAAGCAGGCGTGGGGCCCGGTCCGCGTTGTCATCGCCGCGCAGCAGAAGTACGGCGACGAGGTCCTCGGCAAGCTCTACACCGCGCTCGGCACCCGCTTCCACAACCGCGGTGAGGGCGCCACCCGTGAGGCGATAGTGGCCGCGCTGGAGGAGGCAGGCCTGCCGGCGGAGCTGATCGAGTACGCCGACTCCGACACGTACGACACCGAGTTGCGCGCCTCGCACAAGGAAGGCATCGACAAGGTGGGCCAGGAGGTCGGCACGCCGGTCATCGCGGTGCCCGGCACCGACGGCGAGCAGATCGCCTTCTTCGGCCCGGTCGTCACGCCCGCCCCGAAGGGCGAGGAGGCGGCGAAGCTGTGGGACGGCACGCTGATGGTCGCGTCCATCCCCGGCTTCTACGAGATCAAGCGCACACGCACGCAGGGCCCCGTCTTCGACTGA
- a CDS encoding amino acid permease, which produces MTSQQTLTKEGGQTGTPGKPQPSDGLQAGLKNRHLSMIAIGGVIGAGLFVGSSSGIAAAGPAILLSYALVGALVVFVMRMLGEMAAANPTSGSFSAYADRALGRWAGFSIGWLYWFFWVVVLAVEATAGAKILESWMPGVPQWAWALIVMVVLTATNLASVSSYGEFEFWFAGIKVVAIGAFVVIGLLAVFGVLPGSDNPGAGFAHLTDAGGFMPNGAGAILTGVLMVVFSFMGSEIVTLAAGESEDPQRAVTKATNSVIWRIGVFYLGSILVVLTLLPWNDKSIIDKGSYVAALDSIGIAHAGQIMNVIVLTAVLSCLNSGLYTASRMAFSLGRRGDAPKAFARTNSRGVPQVAILGSVVFGFLAVFFNYKWPDTVFAFLLNSSGAVALFVWLVICVTQLRMRGIIQREMPDRLVVRMWLFPYLTWLTIAMILFVLGYMVYDGGDARDQVLLSLLVAAVVIGIAVARQMFKPSVSAVTAESADSADDVDADDDQSGVKDAVTRS; this is translated from the coding sequence ATGACCTCGCAGCAGACCCTTACGAAGGAAGGCGGACAGACCGGTACACCCGGTAAGCCGCAGCCCTCAGACGGTCTCCAGGCCGGACTCAAGAACCGGCATCTGTCCATGATCGCCATCGGCGGTGTGATCGGCGCCGGCCTGTTCGTCGGATCCAGTTCCGGTATCGCCGCGGCGGGCCCGGCCATCCTTCTGTCGTACGCACTCGTGGGCGCACTGGTCGTCTTCGTCATGCGGATGCTCGGTGAGATGGCCGCTGCCAACCCGACCTCCGGCTCCTTCTCCGCCTACGCGGACCGTGCGCTCGGCCGCTGGGCCGGGTTCTCGATCGGCTGGCTGTACTGGTTCTTCTGGGTCGTCGTGCTCGCGGTCGAGGCGACGGCCGGCGCGAAGATCCTCGAAAGCTGGATGCCCGGGGTACCGCAGTGGGCGTGGGCACTGATCGTGATGGTCGTGCTCACAGCCACCAACCTGGCGTCCGTGTCCTCGTACGGTGAGTTCGAGTTCTGGTTCGCGGGTATCAAGGTCGTCGCGATCGGCGCGTTCGTGGTGATCGGCCTGCTCGCCGTCTTCGGAGTGCTGCCGGGCTCGGACAACCCCGGTGCGGGCTTCGCGCACCTCACCGATGCCGGCGGATTCATGCCGAACGGTGCGGGCGCGATTCTGACCGGTGTGCTGATGGTCGTCTTCTCCTTCATGGGCAGCGAGATCGTGACGCTGGCGGCGGGCGAGTCCGAGGACCCGCAGCGCGCCGTCACCAAGGCGACGAACAGCGTGATCTGGCGGATCGGCGTGTTCTACCTGGGCTCGATCCTCGTGGTGCTGACGCTGCTGCCGTGGAACGACAAGTCGATCATCGACAAGGGCTCGTACGTCGCCGCGCTCGACTCGATCGGCATCGCGCACGCCGGCCAGATCATGAACGTGATCGTGCTGACGGCCGTGCTTTCGTGCCTCAACTCGGGGCTGTACACCGCCTCGCGGATGGCGTTCTCGCTCGGGCGGCGCGGCGACGCGCCGAAGGCCTTCGCGCGGACGAACTCCCGGGGTGTGCCGCAGGTGGCCATCCTCGGCTCCGTGGTCTTCGGCTTCCTCGCCGTCTTCTTCAACTACAAGTGGCCGGACACCGTCTTCGCGTTCCTGCTGAACTCCTCCGGCGCGGTCGCGCTGTTCGTGTGGCTGGTCATCTGTGTCACCCAGCTGAGGATGCGCGGGATCATCCAGCGCGAGATGCCGGACCGGCTTGTCGTGCGGATGTGGCTCTTCCCGTATCTGACGTGGCTGACCATCGCGATGATCCTGTTCGTGCTTGGCTACATGGTCTACGACGGCGGCGACGCGCGTGACCAGGTGCTGCTGTCGCTGCTGGTGGCGGCGGTGGTGATCGGGATCGCGGTCGCGCGCCAGATGTTCAAGCCGAGCGTGTCGGCGGTTACGGCCGAGTCGGCTGATTCGGCCGACGATGTCGATGCCGACGACGATCAGAGTGGTGTGAAGGACGCGGTCACCCGGTCGTAA
- a CDS encoding biotin transporter BioY, which produces MSTASVTSRPGAVLADLLPASRTRDIALVIGGAALTGIAAQLTVPVPGSPVPVSGQTFAALLVGTALGARRGFLSLALYAVVGMAGMPWFAEGASGYAMPSFGYILGMLLAATVVGALARRGADRSVLRTAGTMVVGSVIIYAVGVPYLALATGMTMGQAVAAGLVPFLIGDALKAALAMGALPTAWKLVGRRG; this is translated from the coding sequence ATGAGTACTGCTTCCGTCACCTCCCGTCCCGGAGCGGTCCTCGCCGACCTGCTGCCCGCCTCCCGTACCCGGGACATCGCGCTCGTCATCGGCGGCGCCGCGCTCACCGGCATAGCGGCCCAGCTCACCGTCCCGGTCCCGGGCTCGCCCGTTCCGGTCTCCGGCCAGACGTTCGCCGCGCTCCTCGTCGGCACCGCGCTCGGCGCCCGCCGCGGCTTCCTTTCCCTCGCGCTCTACGCGGTGGTCGGTATGGCGGGCATGCCGTGGTTCGCGGAGGGCGCTTCCGGCTACGCGATGCCGTCCTTCGGCTACATCCTCGGCATGCTGCTCGCCGCCACGGTCGTCGGCGCCCTCGCGCGTCGCGGCGCCGACCGTTCCGTGCTGCGCACCGCGGGCACGATGGTGGTCGGCTCCGTGATCATCTACGCGGTCGGCGTCCCGTACCTGGCCCTCGCCACCGGGATGACGATGGGTCAGGCAGTGGCCGCGGGTCTGGTGCCGTTCCTCATCGGAGACGCTCTGAAGGCCGCACTGGCGATGGGCGCGCTGCCCACGGCATGGAAGCTCGTCGGCCGCCGGGGCTGA